The Micromonospora krabiensis genome window below encodes:
- a CDS encoding ABC transporter ATP-binding protein encodes MESVARQRPPSDETPSDRPPDEGSTVLPELDDADWMHHADEFAHTSFWAVARRLPRLVREAVTLAWATSRQDTLASIGLNVVAGVLTTFGLLATTNVLRELFAAGPTPDRVRGALPALVVAALAVTARGGLMIAAGWAQARLTPQINYAVELRLFEATTAVDLAAFDDAGFAEEMDRARDRGMAEAAYIVDHTVNLVTGVVGLLATAVAVGIIQPLLLPCLLLAAVPEAVTAVRMARRQYLAMLARITRRRRMWMLARLMANRQTAVEVRAYQMREFLLSEYRTMMAVETEAHLRLVRAQTGTRVVGASIAGLATFGVYAVLGALLLGGLVALAAAATALLALQSARTSLGVAVLATNSLYEDALYYQDYRDFVERAHARVTTGASGAVDGFDAITLDGVSLRYPDTDRAAVDEVSLTVRRGEVIALVGENGSGKTTLAKLIAGLYRPTDGTVRWDGVDAAELDARALGAHVAVMTQDWWKFPFTARQNIRIGRHDRVPGQHGPSVEEAARSAAAHEMIAALPYGYDTLLDREFKNGQDLSGGQWQRLVAARGLYRDASLLICDEPSAALDARAEHALFQHLRRRPDRAVVLITHRLANVRHADRIFVLDQGRLVQQGTHDELMAAGGLYRELFDLQASGYLARSDARPVGDPEPTGDPAVRH; translated from the coding sequence GTGGAGTCCGTGGCCCGCCAACGCCCACCATCCGACGAGACGCCGTCCGACCGGCCTCCCGACGAGGGGTCCACCGTCCTCCCGGAGCTGGACGACGCCGACTGGATGCACCACGCCGACGAGTTCGCGCACACCAGCTTCTGGGCGGTGGCCCGGCGGCTGCCCCGGCTGGTTCGGGAGGCGGTGACGCTCGCCTGGGCCACCAGCCGGCAGGACACGCTCGCCTCGATCGGGCTGAACGTCGTCGCCGGGGTGCTCACCACGTTCGGTCTGCTCGCCACCACCAACGTGCTGCGGGAGCTGTTCGCGGCCGGCCCGACCCCCGACCGCGTGCGGGGCGCGCTGCCGGCGCTGGTGGTCGCCGCGCTCGCCGTGACCGCCCGGGGTGGCCTGATGATCGCGGCCGGCTGGGCCCAGGCCCGGCTCACCCCGCAGATCAACTACGCGGTCGAGCTGCGACTGTTCGAGGCGACCACCGCGGTCGACCTGGCCGCCTTCGACGACGCCGGCTTCGCCGAGGAGATGGACCGGGCCCGCGACCGGGGGATGGCCGAGGCGGCGTACATCGTGGACCACACGGTCAACCTGGTGACGGGCGTGGTGGGTCTGCTCGCCACCGCCGTGGCGGTGGGCATCATCCAGCCCCTCCTGCTGCCCTGCCTGCTGCTCGCGGCGGTGCCGGAGGCGGTCACCGCGGTGCGGATGGCCCGTCGCCAATACCTGGCCATGCTCGCCCGCATCACCCGGCGCCGTCGGATGTGGATGCTCGCCCGGCTGATGGCCAACCGGCAGACCGCCGTCGAGGTGCGGGCCTACCAGATGCGCGAGTTCCTCCTCTCCGAGTACCGCACGATGATGGCCGTGGAGACCGAGGCCCACCTGCGGCTCGTCCGGGCGCAGACCGGCACCCGGGTGGTCGGCGCGAGCATCGCCGGCCTGGCCACCTTCGGCGTCTACGCCGTCCTCGGCGCGCTGCTCCTCGGCGGTCTGGTGGCGTTGGCGGCCGCGGCGACCGCGCTGCTGGCCCTCCAGTCGGCCCGCACCAGCCTCGGCGTCGCCGTCCTCGCCACCAACTCGCTCTACGAGGACGCCCTCTACTACCAGGACTACCGGGACTTCGTCGAGCGGGCCCACGCGCGCGTCACCACCGGCGCGAGCGGCGCGGTCGACGGGTTCGACGCGATCACGCTGGACGGGGTGAGCCTGCGCTACCCGGACACCGACCGGGCGGCCGTCGACGAGGTGAGCCTGACCGTCCGCCGGGGCGAGGTGATCGCCCTCGTCGGCGAGAACGGCTCGGGCAAGACCACGCTCGCCAAGCTCATCGCCGGGCTCTACCGGCCCACCGACGGCACGGTGCGCTGGGACGGCGTGGACGCTGCCGAGCTGGACGCCCGTGCCCTCGGCGCGCACGTGGCGGTGATGACCCAGGACTGGTGGAAGTTCCCGTTCACCGCGCGGCAGAACATCCGCATCGGGCGGCATGACCGGGTGCCCGGGCAGCACGGCCCCAGCGTCGAGGAGGCGGCCCGTTCGGCCGCCGCCCACGAGATGATCGCCGCCCTGCCCTACGGCTACGACACCCTGCTCGATCGCGAGTTCAAGAACGGCCAGGACCTCTCCGGCGGGCAGTGGCAGCGGCTGGTCGCCGCCCGGGGCCTCTACCGCGACGCCTCGCTGCTCATCTGCGACGAGCCGTCCGCGGCGCTGGACGCGCGGGCCGAGCACGCGCTCTTCCAGCACCTGCGTCGGCGGCCGGACCGCGCGGTCGTGCTGATCACCCACCGGCTGGCCAACGTCCGGCACGCCGACCGCATCTTCGTCCTCGACCAGGGACGGCTCGTCCAGCAGGGCACCCACGACGAGTTGATGGCGGCGGGCGGCCTCTACCGGGAGCTGTTCGACCTGCAGGCCAGCGGCTACCTCGCCCGTTCCGACGCCCGCCCGGTCGGTGACCCGGAGCCGACCGGAGACCCGGCGGTGCGCCACTGA